The sequence CTGGACTTATGGCTGGTGGAGGTGAAAGACTGGCAGTCATGTTTCCCGTAGTTTGTCTAATGTTTTGTACTGGGGATAATGATTGTTCATGACTTAACACATATTCCCTATCTGCGTTCACCACTGCCTGCAAGGCAACGGATGCAGCAGAGTTACTTCTATTGTGCCTATTAGATCTTCTTATAGGTGACAGCCGCTGGTCAGATGCAATAGAAGCCGGTCTGGTTATAATATGATTTTGTGATTCTTGAGGCGGAGCCGGGAAAGTAATTAAAGTTGAATCAATGACCAGTGAATCCCTTTTATCACTCCTTGAGCCAAGAGATGAGGTAGAACAACTGGATTGTGGTCTAGATccatatcttcttcttggttTTGCTAATCTGAACACGGATTGAGTATTGTTTAGTTTGTCCCACTCATCAGGTGTTATGGATAAGAATGAAGAATGAGGCTTTAGCCATTCATGTTTCTTGATCTGTTTCAggtttattcttttctttgggTCTGAGACCAGCATGCGTCTTAATAAGTCCCGAGGTATAGGAAGAATATAATCAGGGAACTTTAATGGTGTGGAGTTAATATAATTATAAAGTCTTCCTATATCGCTGCCTTCAGGATTATTTGGATCATCATCCCACGGTAAATATCCAGCTAGTATAGCGTAAAGTATAACTCCACATGACCATATATCTGCTTTTCTAGCTTCGTATGGTTCGGCGCTTATCACTAGTTCAGGCGCTGCGTAGCATGGAGAGCCACATGACGTCTTCATTAATTCGTTTCGTGAGCAAAACTCATTGACAAACCCAAAATCTGTAATAACTAGGTTCTCATTCTTGTCTAGTAATAGATTTTCCAATTTGAGATCTCTGTGAACAAGTCCCTTAGAATGTATGTAATGTACTCCACTTATTAGCTGAGAAAATAACCTGCATGCATTCATTTCCTTAAGcctcctttttttttgaatatatttatagaattcTCCCCCGCATGCGTACTCTAGGACAATACCAATGTACCTAGAATTTTGCAACACTTCTTCTAATTTTACGATATTCGGATGTGATAAGTGTTTTAAGGCGTTGATTTCTCTGTATATTTTAACTTCTTTCCTGTAATCATTCGATATGCTATCACGTTTGATAAGTTTAATTGCTACTTGTTTTGGGAAGTCAAAAGTTGAATTAGAGctgtttgaaaaattctttggCCAGCCTAGCTTCACTTTTCCGAACTCTCCTTCTCCTAACGTCGACCCTAGGATATAAGGACCAAACGTTACATGTTTCCGCCTTTGCTCATCTGTTCTTTGAGGGTACTGAAATGTGTCAGACAAATCGTTGGTAAACCCTCCGTAGTATGTATGACGTTTATTGGTGTACGACATTAAATTTTTGGCACTCTAAATCAGTATATAGAAGTAATGGCCAATTGAATATTGAACGCCGCTTGGCTCGCCTTTCTTGTATTGTGGAtgggtaaaaaaaatagcgATTATTGTTAGGTTTAATTAgcaatcaaaaaattctcgCAAACACGTCACAAGAAACAAATTAATGCAAAATGTGGCACAGTCAAAAAACTGCGAAAATGTGttaaagatgaaaagaacCGTGATCAGCAACAGCAGTGTACCAGATTTTGTGATCTGATTTATTATAGATTTACTCGATGACCTGAACTTGAATTATATTTAAATCGATGAAGGGGTTGAAACAGGTGTTGATCTGGGTTTCagaatttttctcttgtttACCTTTTTTGCTGTTCTACACTCATTCTTTCGATTGTTTTCAATTGCTTTTTTAGGAAGTGCGGCTTTGTTTACATAAAAGGTGTGCGGCATTTTAATGCAATATGAAATTTAAAAGTATATGTAACGATAGCACTATTATTTAGGGTTCCTGAAATGATATACTTTATGGATAGACATTATCTGTTCATTGAGTATACAGTAGGGGCTAAACCTTCTTTTAAGGGAGTAAAAAAGATGGATATGCATTACGTCGGCCACATGACATTAATTGTGCAGGTTCAGCTGATGTATAGGCTGAAGAGGCTACGCTTGCTAATTTATAATGCCATTTACTAACCTAAGGAGAATAGAATCTCCCATAGAGTGAGTATGTTGTGATTAAAGAGATATGGTTTCATCTTTACTCGAgtccattttctttatttttttaatggtAAGAGGATGAGTATAGCAAAAACGGTCAAGAGACAGCAGTAAGTGTCGTCGTAACTAGAACAAATAGGCCTTATAACAGAAATCATAAGGGTTGTCCCGTGGTCGGAGCCCTTGTCGGaactaaagaaaatcaGGCAATATAGAGGATATTTTCTACGTACAAAACGCTTATTGTATTTATAGCTCCAGTTACTGAAGTGGTAACTTAAGTAAGCAATAAGTATGTTAAAAcccttttatttttctgaGTCGAGCAGATTTTTGTTCGACCGTTGTATATAGGATAATATGACGCCatatgattttttcctctttggTAGGGAGGGAAGAAATTTTCCCCGCGCGGCTGAGTACAAAAGCGCCTAGTACTCACTTGAGTCATAATTTAGCACATCATAGCGTGCCTGCCAGAAAGACTTGGATGCGCATTTCTATTTGATGTAAGTAAGGAAATAGGAGAACTTTCATAGCCCATGGCTAGTTCGGTTTTCAGTAAACTATATACGTATATGTTAAGAATATTTCGGAGTGTCTAGATAATAAAAGAACATCGTTAAACTTATGAATGGTGAAGGAGGAGAAGTCTCGTTAAAGAATTCCTGTTGTAGAAAAAGTCAGTTCTGGTTACGAGAGGAAAATGTTGGAAGTTTATATCCCatccttttccttttcccAGCATTTCTTTACAAACCGTTCCAtgttgactttttttttcatttgcCCTACAATCCAGGGATGCTTTAACATTTGCCTGGGAGAAGGCCTCTCTCTggcatctttttttaaacaaTAGTCGATAAAAGATCTAAATGTCTTGCTCCAGGATATGTCTAGTTCTGGCTCATCTTTCAACTGGGGAGAAAACGTCAGGATCATCGTCAATAATTCTATAGGAGCCACGTTTTGCGTTATTTTGTCAGATTCAAATGGAAATCTCCCTCCAGCAACCTCCAGAAGAGTTAATCCTAAGGACCATACATCACAGGTTACGCTGTATGGTTGGCCTTGTATTCGTTCTGGGGCCATATAAAATGACGTTCCAGTAAATGTCATCGCTAAAGAGTTAACAGCCTCCCCACTGACACCGAAATCGCATAATTTGATTTCCCCTTTTTCATTAAGAAGAATGTTTTGGGGTTTAATGTCCCTGTGGATGACTTTCCTTTCGTGTAAGTATGATAAACCTCTTAAGACAGATTCTGCTATCTTTCCTATCACCCTCTCACTTATTCTACCGCCACgtttcaacaaatttttatacGTTGCCTCCAGTGATTTTCCTCCCATATATTCCATGGCAATGTATATTGAAGAACTCTGTTCGTCGGTAAACATACCATAGTACTGCACAATATAATCGGACTTAAAACTCTTATTAAATTGTAGCTCTCTGAATATTTGCTTTTGATATTCTGGGTCAGTATTCATAGTGTTGATTGTCTTCAACGCAAAAAccttttttccattttttaatCGGCACTTGGCTACAGAACCACCCGCGCCTTCTCCTAGAATTCCTAGTGTAGTAATCTCATCCTTGAGATGCCCAAACCTCCATGcttcttcctctaactGGTCTACGTCTTTTCCTTGTATTAAGTTGGAACAAGAAATTATGTTATTTGCACTTAAAGGGGCGGAGTTGCTCCCGCTACTGCTGAAGTCGTACGCAGAAAGAAGTGTCGAGGGGTATGAATCCTCGCCTTCTGGTGTGTCGAGATCTTTCTTGATAAAAGTGGTATCTATGTTGGATAACTTAGTGGAAATTGGAGCACTAGATAGTAGTTCCTTGTAAGTTATATCAACATGCAAATTAGAAAATCTTTCAGAAAGCTGACTATCGCCGGCAACTCTATATTCTATACcgtcttttttttgcgtTAGTACTAGGGGAGGTAATGGAGGTGGTACCGGTCTAT is a genomic window of Saccharomyces cerevisiae S288C chromosome XVI, complete sequence containing:
- the FRK1 gene encoding protein kinase FRK1 (Protein kinase; minor role relative to Kin4p in regulating peroxisomal transport and vacuolar inheritance; protects the peroxisomal Myo2p receptor Inp2p from degradation in mother cells along with Kin4p; green fluorescent protein (GFP)-fusion protein localizes to the cytoplasm; interacts with rRNA transcription and ribosome biogenesis factors and the long chain fatty acyl-CoA synthetase Faa3p; FRK1 has a paralog, KIN4, that arose from the whole genome duplication), which produces MSYTNKRHTYYGGFTNDLSDTFQYPQRTDEQRRKHVTFGPYILGSTLGEGEFGKVKLGWPKNFSNSSNSTFDFPKQVAIKLIKRDSISNDYRKEVKIYREINALKHLSHPNIVKLEEVLQNSRYIGIVLEYACGGEFYKYIQKKRRLKEMNACRLFSQLISGVHYIHSKGLVHRDLKLENLLLDKNENLVITDFGFVNEFCSRNELMKTSCGSPCYAAPELVISAEPYEARKADIWSCGVILYAILAGYLPWDDDPNNPEGSDIGRLYNYINSTPLKFPDYILPIPRDLLRRMLVSDPKKRINLKQIKKHEWLKPHSSFLSITPDEWDKLNNTQSVFRLAKPRRRYGSRPQSSCSTSSLGSRSDKRDSLVIDSTLITFPAPPQESQNHIITRPASIASDQRLSPIRRSNRHNRSNSAASVALQAVVNADREYVLSHEQSLSPVQNIRQTTGNMTASLSPPPAISPGDIIIETTPIKRNTISGSSIVPSLEEESSTTMQTSKIQPNNMASSQNHQYNKNKTQNSLQSAKNFYRTSSSSHTKPRPTSYHPGSYTTPPYNSNTLSIYEINEKAKSSASSQTLNQRDTSPFDSTPYLALDTCITSSSSIESSPKLITHGQFSVAKPSVDLQSVSGDLIKYKRDADVVTRIYDEKYKQKRKSLRYSGIFSDISCDTVTEESDELRPPESPLQQHEGQESIDKAKTEDTSEKGSKSSNIAKATAQKHVNNHLERSLNEAESTKKRFSFLSLYSYDTSKSSLYSSMDSKRKPSPPSQRRPKKDDSYQTNSKNHYITASNMQTSHQVSKDLPAPTMVQNKCTLETKKAVRSNRSSIMVSEVNKASVDNKAAQSPEHSTAKRVLGFFKRRSMKI
- the MKK2 gene encoding putative mitogen-activated protein kinase kinase MKK2 (MAPKK involved in the protein kinase C signaling pathway; involved in control of cell integrity; upon activation by Bck1p phosphorylates downstream target, Slt2p; functionally redundant with Mkk1p; MKK2 has a paralog, MKK1, that arose from the whole genome duplication) encodes the protein MASMFRPPESNRSHQKTPKLTLPVNLVQNAKSTNDGQHLNRSPYSSVNESPYSNNSTSATSTTSSMASNSTLLYNRSSTTTIKNRPVPPPLPPLVLTQKKDGIEYRVAGDSQLSERFSNLHVDITYKELLSSAPISTKLSNIDTTFIKKDLDTPEGEDSYPSTLLSAYDFSSSGSNSAPLSANNIISCSNLIQGKDVDQLEEEAWRFGHLKDEITTLGILGEGAGGSVAKCRLKNGKKVFALKTINTMNTDPEYQKQIFRELQFNKSFKSDYIVQYYGMFTDEQSSSIYIAMEYMGGKSLEATYKNLLKRGGRISERVIGKIAESVLRGLSYLHERKVIHRDIKPQNILLNEKGEIKLCDFGVSGEAVNSLAMTFTGTSFYMAPERIQGQPYSVTCDVWSLGLTLLEVAGGRFPFESDKITQNVAPIELLTMILTFSPQLKDEPELDISWSKTFRSFIDYCLKKDARERPSPRQMLKHPWIVGQMKKKVNMERFVKKCWEKEKDGI